In the Chitinivorax sp. B genome, one interval contains:
- a CDS encoding acyl-CoA thioesterase codes for MTDQQDIHTCLPDAQPIMRIMPMPADANAQGAIFGGWMMMQVDIAGSIEAQRCAQGAVTTVAVNAFQFHQPVHVGDLVSFYVERLRVGKTSITVKVEVFAQRHPDLVNVVKVTEAMLTYVAVDVSGNARELPQLVG; via the coding sequence ATGACGGATCAGCAAGATATTCATACTTGCCTGCCGGATGCTCAGCCGATCATGCGCATCATGCCAATGCCGGCAGATGCGAATGCCCAAGGGGCAATCTTCGGTGGCTGGATGATGATGCAGGTGGATATTGCCGGCTCGATCGAAGCGCAACGTTGTGCGCAAGGGGCGGTGACAACTGTGGCGGTCAATGCTTTTCAGTTTCATCAGCCTGTGCATGTGGGCGACTTGGTCAGCTTCTATGTTGAACGCTTACGTGTTGGCAAGACATCCATTACGGTCAAAGTTGAAGTATTTGCTCAAAGGCACCCAGATTTGGTGAATGTGGTCAAGGTGACGGAGGCCATGCTGACCTATGTGGCTGTCGATGTCTCTGGCAATGCACGTGAATTGCCGCAGTTGGTAGGGTAA
- a CDS encoding acyl-CoA dehydrogenase, producing the protein MLLLYILIPVIVVLVLGYLRAPLIVWSAALLAGAAYVSFALTCGWLWIALASSLAVLLNVKSLRRAVLTGPIFALFKKITPAMSQTEQEAINAGTVWWDRDLFSGKPDFQKLHTFPAPKLSAEEQAFIDGPTEQLCGMIDDWKITHELKDLPPEMWQFIKDNGFLGMIVKKQYGGLEFSNYGHARVVTKIASRGGSAAVSVMVPNSLGPGELLQHYGTEAQKNYYLPRLAKGIEIPCFALTSPYAGSDAGGIPDYGIVCKGDYTDPRTGQYHENVLGIRVSWEKRWITLAPIATILGLAFKLYDPDHLLGDKDDVGITCALVPTEHEGVSIGRRHWPGGAVFMNGPTWGKDVFIPLEWIIGGREYAGQGWRMLVECLSVGRCISLPAMSVASGQLASYVTGAYARIRDQFGLAIGKFEGVDEAMARIGGYTYQMDAAQRLALVGLDTGEKPSVLSAVLKYHNTERMRKTLNDAMDVHGGKAVVVGPRNYLARGYQAIPIAITVEGANILTRSMIIYGQGAIRCHPYVLREMRAAMANDAVDFDDAFVGHLGFVGSNLIRSLVLGMTGARIVGSPVTGPHARYYRDVTRFSSAFALLSDMAMFSLGGTLKFREKLSARLGDMLSGLYLATAALKRYADEGNTLEDMPLLQWAVESALYDVQQAIDGFLANLPNRPLAWVLRQVIFPLGMQFKPPCDKLGTKVAGLMMQPGGTRNRLTQGIYISKDERDPIGVLAPALQATIETDAIENRLRKAQREGTLKEVATTLRLQEALDNGVISQAEFDAVKRARWLKRQVIMVDDFDMQLTQHDTQLFERQPV; encoded by the coding sequence ATGTTGCTCTTATATATATTGATTCCTGTCATCGTTGTGCTGGTATTGGGTTACCTGCGTGCGCCGTTGATTGTCTGGTCTGCTGCTTTGTTGGCAGGTGCAGCTTACGTTTCGTTTGCGTTGACTTGCGGCTGGTTGTGGATTGCCTTGGCTTCTTCGCTGGCGGTACTTTTGAATGTCAAGTCTTTACGTCGTGCCGTGCTGACCGGGCCGATCTTCGCCCTGTTCAAGAAAATTACGCCAGCTATGTCGCAGACTGAGCAAGAGGCGATCAATGCCGGTACGGTATGGTGGGATCGCGATCTGTTCTCTGGCAAGCCGGATTTTCAGAAGCTGCACACTTTTCCCGCTCCAAAGTTATCGGCAGAAGAGCAGGCCTTTATCGATGGCCCGACCGAACAACTCTGCGGGATGATTGATGACTGGAAGATTACTCATGAATTGAAGGATCTGCCGCCGGAAATGTGGCAGTTCATCAAAGACAATGGCTTTCTTGGCATGATCGTCAAAAAGCAGTATGGCGGATTGGAGTTCTCCAATTATGGTCATGCCAGAGTGGTGACAAAGATCGCCAGCCGCGGTGGCTCGGCAGCTGTCTCAGTCATGGTGCCAAACTCCCTGGGCCCTGGCGAGTTGTTGCAACACTATGGTACCGAAGCGCAAAAGAACTACTATTTGCCGCGCTTGGCAAAAGGGATCGAGATCCCGTGCTTTGCTTTGACAAGCCCCTATGCCGGATCAGATGCAGGTGGTATTCCAGATTATGGCATCGTCTGCAAAGGTGATTACACCGATCCCCGCACCGGCCAGTACCATGAGAATGTATTGGGCATTCGTGTCAGCTGGGAAAAACGTTGGATTACGTTGGCACCTATTGCCACCATTCTTGGTTTGGCGTTCAAGCTGTACGACCCAGATCATCTGCTGGGAGACAAAGACGATGTGGGTATCACGTGTGCCTTGGTTCCAACTGAGCATGAAGGTGTGAGCATTGGCCGTCGTCATTGGCCAGGTGGTGCGGTGTTCATGAATGGCCCAACCTGGGGTAAAGATGTATTCATACCACTTGAGTGGATCATTGGTGGTCGTGAATACGCAGGTCAAGGCTGGCGGATGCTGGTTGAGTGCCTGTCGGTTGGCCGTTGCATCTCGTTGCCGGCCATGTCTGTGGCATCTGGTCAGCTGGCATCTTATGTGACCGGCGCTTATGCCCGTATTCGCGATCAATTTGGCTTGGCAATTGGTAAGTTTGAGGGCGTGGATGAAGCCATGGCCCGTATCGGCGGTTACACCTATCAAATGGATGCGGCACAGCGTCTGGCATTGGTGGGGTTGGATACTGGCGAGAAGCCGTCCGTACTATCTGCTGTACTCAAATACCACAACACCGAGCGCATGCGCAAAACACTGAATGACGCGATGGATGTGCATGGGGGCAAGGCGGTCGTGGTTGGCCCCCGCAACTATTTGGCACGTGGCTATCAGGCCATTCCAATCGCCATCACTGTCGAGGGCGCGAACATCTTGACTCGCAGCATGATCATCTATGGTCAGGGTGCAATCCGTTGCCATCCTTATGTATTGCGGGAAATGCGTGCTGCGATGGCAAATGATGCGGTTGATTTTGACGACGCATTCGTCGGACATCTGGGATTTGTCGGTAGCAACCTGATTCGCTCGCTGGTGTTGGGCATGACAGGCGCCAGAATTGTTGGCAGCCCCGTTACTGGTCCGCATGCGCGTTACTATCGTGATGTCACCCGTTTCTCAAGTGCATTTGCTTTGCTGTCTGATATGGCCATGTTCTCGCTGGGCGGTACATTGAAGTTCCGCGAAAAGTTGTCGGCTCGATTGGGGGATATGTTGTCCGGGTTGTATCTAGCAACCGCAGCTTTGAAGCGTTATGCCGATGAAGGCAATACACTTGAGGATATGCCACTGTTGCAATGGGCGGTGGAGTCCGCGCTCTATGATGTACAGCAGGCGATTGATGGCTTTCTAGCCAACCTACCTAATCGTCCGCTGGCCTGGGTGCTGCGCCAGGTCATTTTCCCGCTGGGTATGCAATTCAAACCACCTTGTGACAAATTGGGAACGAAGGTGGCGGGTTTGATGATGCAGCCAGGAGGCACACGTAATCGTCTGACTCAAGGTATCTACATCTCTAAAGATGAGCGTGATCCGATTGGAGTACTGGCCCCAGCATTACAAGCCACGATTGAGACAGATGCCATCGAGAACAGACTGCGCAAAGCGCAACGTGAAGGCACGTTGAAGGAAGTCGCAACTACATTGCGACTACAAGAGGCGCTCGACAATGGCGTGATCTCCCAGGCTGAGTTTGATGCAGTCAAGCGGGCTCGCTGGCTCAAGCGTCAGGTGATCATGGTGGATGACTTCGATATGCAACTGACGCAGCACGATACGCAATTATTCGAACGCCAGCCGGTCTAA
- a CDS encoding TetR/AcrR family transcriptional regulator has translation MSLTDTNRDTATRILDAAEVLFVEHGFEATSLRMITQRAEVNLAAVNYHFGSKEVLFQGVISRRLAPYNQECLQELEYAQTHAGDGGLDVQGIVSAFLQPALRMAKDPARGGLMFIRLMSRVFSEPHQALREMLPRHYHAVLEAYSAALKRALPHLNTEEVLWRLHFALGTVFYAFAGNDVVKLFMKSHVPGSRDPQQVVNYLVPYVVAGLTAPGIRHVEGMQNQQNPQ, from the coding sequence ATGTCACTCACCGATACCAATAGAGACACAGCTACGCGTATTTTGGATGCTGCCGAAGTGTTGTTCGTCGAGCATGGTTTTGAGGCGACCTCGCTCAGAATGATCACACAGCGGGCAGAAGTGAACCTTGCTGCGGTCAATTATCACTTTGGCTCGAAAGAAGTTCTGTTTCAAGGCGTGATATCGCGTCGGTTGGCGCCTTATAACCAGGAATGTCTTCAGGAGCTGGAATACGCTCAAACGCATGCTGGTGATGGTGGGCTGGATGTGCAGGGGATCGTGTCAGCTTTCTTGCAGCCAGCACTTCGAATGGCAAAAGATCCCGCGCGCGGTGGCCTGATGTTCATTCGATTGATGTCACGCGTGTTTTCCGAACCGCACCAGGCATTGCGCGAGATGTTGCCCCGTCACTATCACGCAGTGCTGGAGGCTTACAGTGCAGCCTTGAAGCGAGCCTTGCCGCATTTGAATACCGAAGAAGTGTTGTGGCGCCTGCATTTCGCGTTGGGCACCGTCTTTTATGCCTTTGCTGGCAACGACGTGGTGAAGTTGTTCATGAAGAGTCACGTGCCTGGTTCCCGAGATCCACAACAGGTGGTGAATTACCTGGTGCCCTATGTTGTGGCTGGGCTGACCGCCCCAGGTATTCGGCACGTTGAAGGTATGCAAAATCAACAAAACCCGCAATAG
- a CDS encoding HD-GYP domain-containing protein: MFSKPGRQLLCWYRHNVIFNPIMADTTNAEYITPDQLCAGLYIHLDLGWMDHPFPLGSFKIKNDEQIETIRSLGLNRIRFDPRKSDTKPLPRQAQPTTPPPPPVPAQDSPAIQAKKARLEKLNQQRTAIAECEKKFHGAATAIKNITRNLFARPEEALREATKLVEGMVDSLLLDKEIAIHLMSDKVAGEEVYFHSLNVAVLAMMLAKEIGLPAEDIRELGMGAMFHDIGKVEIPDRILLKTEQLTHAEQELLQQHPIFGLKIGAKVGLSKRAAEVVLQHHEFIDGTGYPSHLAGDQIAPLAKLLSIVNMYDNLCNCPNPANSLTPHEALSQLFALHRNHFDVTMLKTFIRCLGVYPPGSIVKLSNDVIGMILSVNSSNPLKPCVVVFDPNVPKTEAIIVDLAQEDDLSIVASIRPGQLPRQIHDYLSPRKRVNYYFDGASSASKKT; the protein is encoded by the coding sequence ATGTTCAGCAAGCCCGGCCGACAACTGCTATGCTGGTATCGACATAACGTGATATTCAATCCCATCATGGCCGACACCACCAATGCGGAGTACATCACGCCGGACCAGTTATGTGCTGGGTTATACATTCACCTTGATTTGGGGTGGATGGATCACCCATTTCCACTGGGTAGTTTCAAGATCAAGAATGACGAACAAATTGAAACGATTCGTTCACTTGGACTGAATCGCATCCGCTTTGATCCCCGCAAAAGCGACACGAAGCCACTACCCCGTCAAGCACAGCCAACCACACCGCCACCCCCACCCGTACCCGCACAGGACAGCCCTGCTATCCAGGCAAAAAAAGCACGCTTGGAGAAACTGAATCAGCAACGAACTGCTATCGCAGAATGCGAGAAAAAATTTCACGGTGCTGCCACCGCCATCAAGAACATCACCCGCAACCTGTTCGCCCGTCCTGAAGAAGCGCTGCGAGAAGCCACCAAGCTGGTCGAAGGCATGGTGGATTCACTGCTATTGGATAAAGAAATTGCAATTCACTTGATGAGTGACAAAGTGGCCGGTGAAGAGGTGTACTTCCATTCACTGAACGTAGCAGTACTTGCCATGATGCTTGCAAAGGAGATTGGACTCCCAGCCGAGGACATTCGTGAATTGGGAATGGGGGCGATGTTCCACGACATCGGCAAAGTGGAAATCCCGGACAGAATATTGCTGAAAACCGAGCAATTGACCCATGCCGAACAGGAGTTACTACAACAGCACCCGATTTTTGGCCTGAAGATCGGAGCCAAGGTAGGTTTAAGCAAACGCGCAGCCGAGGTCGTACTACAACACCATGAATTTATTGACGGCACAGGCTACCCGTCACATCTTGCTGGCGATCAAATTGCACCTTTGGCAAAACTGCTATCCATTGTCAACATGTATGACAATCTCTGCAATTGCCCCAATCCGGCCAACTCATTGACACCGCATGAGGCCCTTTCTCAGCTGTTTGCGCTGCATCGCAACCACTTCGACGTCACCATGCTGAAGACATTCATCCGCTGCTTAGGCGTCTATCCACCGGGCTCCATCGTCAAACTGTCGAACGATGTGATAGGCATGATCCTGTCTGTCAATTCATCCAATCCACTTAAGCCCTGCGTAGTCGTATTCGACCCGAATGTCCCCAAAACAGAGGCCATTATTGTTGATCTGGCCCAGGAAGATGACCTGTCGATTGTCGCCAGCATTCGACCGGGCCAGCTTCCACGACAAATCCATGACTACCTGAGCCCACGCAAGCGGGTCAATTATTACTTTGATGGTGCTTCCAGCGCCTCCAAAAAGACGTGA
- a CDS encoding PAS domain-containing hybrid sensor histidine kinase/response regulator, with product MVLPAPPKRREQVVEATQASLQAALLDCTTDLLIAVDIASQQVLHANQTALHRLGYTAQQVCLLSITDIEASLQDVFYWDAVSAGCIQPVYHAEGQFRCADGRLIDVDKRIAPAQGIQNVLLISARDTSARQHIDQELEKSTSMLRATLEATADGILVTDITGRIVNINHRFADMWQLDDDLLARQDDGEILEAMTAQVCDPDSYLARLVDITEDPHGESGDLIEFIDGRVFERHSMPQAIRDHVVGRVFSFADITHRVRAESALREARDEAEQANRSKAEFLSQMSHELRTPLNAIIGFSQILADEVNADQQTTLQYITKAGWHLLDLINEILDFAKLEAGKLSISPETVNLHELIDDCLTLIQPIANQYGVSTLSSLPSPRSPALVRADRTRLKQMVLNLLSNGCKYNRPHGKVLVEIQASEKQTRISVRDTGIGISETDQTRLFQAFTRVGNRQSKIEGTGIGLAFTRRLAQLMEGDVGMHSQEGSGSTFWIDLPTASTAIPAPSMVVPERASSHLRQQYCVLCIEDDPANLLLLKGILGKYRPELHLVTAQTGSEGHAQALEHQPHLLISDMNLPDMTGKDALTIIRSTDRFSNLPAIALSANALPEDIHAGLAAGFNLYLTKPINFTDLIAAVDAMLTIAGNSTE from the coding sequence ATGGTGCTTCCAGCGCCTCCAAAAAGACGTGAGCAAGTTGTGGAAGCGACGCAAGCCTCACTGCAGGCCGCATTACTCGACTGCACAACCGATCTGTTAATTGCTGTTGATATCGCTTCGCAACAGGTTCTACATGCGAATCAAACAGCACTTCACAGGCTTGGTTACACAGCACAGCAGGTCTGCTTGCTATCCATTACAGATATTGAAGCGTCGCTCCAGGATGTTTTCTACTGGGATGCTGTCAGCGCTGGCTGCATTCAACCCGTATACCATGCCGAAGGGCAATTTCGTTGCGCCGATGGTCGCCTGATTGATGTTGATAAGCGTATCGCACCGGCTCAGGGAATTCAAAACGTCTTACTAATCTCAGCCAGGGATACATCCGCCCGTCAGCATATCGATCAGGAACTCGAGAAATCGACATCGATGTTGCGCGCTACGCTGGAAGCCACTGCCGATGGCATTTTGGTTACCGACATCACGGGCCGAATCGTCAATATCAATCATCGATTTGCCGATATGTGGCAACTTGATGACGATCTATTGGCCCGCCAGGATGATGGTGAGATTCTGGAGGCAATGACAGCACAGGTTTGCGATCCGGACAGTTATCTTGCAAGGCTGGTCGATATCACAGAAGACCCACACGGAGAAAGCGGTGACCTGATTGAGTTCATCGATGGACGGGTCTTTGAACGACACTCCATGCCACAGGCAATTCGCGACCATGTTGTTGGGAGAGTATTCAGTTTTGCCGACATTACCCATAGGGTACGTGCAGAATCCGCACTTCGCGAAGCACGTGATGAAGCTGAGCAAGCCAACCGCAGCAAAGCCGAGTTTCTATCACAAATGAGTCATGAACTCCGCACCCCACTGAATGCGATTATCGGATTCTCCCAAATACTTGCTGATGAGGTGAATGCCGACCAACAGACTACCTTACAGTACATCACCAAAGCTGGCTGGCATCTGCTCGACCTGATCAACGAGATTCTCGATTTCGCCAAGCTGGAAGCTGGCAAACTTTCGATTTCGCCTGAGACTGTCAATCTGCACGAGTTGATTGATGATTGCCTGACCTTAATCCAGCCAATTGCAAATCAATATGGCGTCAGCACCCTGTCTTCGCTGCCAAGCCCCAGATCCCCTGCACTGGTACGTGCTGATCGCACCCGCCTCAAACAAATGGTATTGAATTTGCTGTCAAATGGCTGTAAATACAATCGCCCACATGGCAAGGTCTTGGTCGAAATCCAAGCATCGGAAAAACAGACACGCATCTCTGTACGCGATACAGGTATCGGCATCAGCGAAACCGATCAGACGCGGCTTTTCCAAGCCTTTACACGTGTTGGTAACCGACAAAGCAAAATCGAAGGTACAGGCATTGGCTTGGCATTCACACGCCGCCTGGCGCAATTAATGGAGGGCGATGTTGGCATGCACTCTCAGGAAGGCAGCGGCAGCACCTTTTGGATCGATCTGCCAACCGCCTCAACAGCAATACCCGCACCATCCATGGTAGTGCCAGAACGAGCTTCCAGCCATCTGCGACAGCAATATTGCGTTCTATGTATTGAGGATGACCCAGCCAATCTACTCCTGCTGAAAGGAATTTTGGGCAAATACCGACCAGAACTGCACCTAGTGACAGCACAAACAGGCAGCGAAGGCCACGCCCAAGCATTGGAACACCAACCTCATCTACTGATTTCAGACATGAACCTACCGGACATGACTGGCAAAGACGCATTGACCATCATCAGATCAACCGACCGATTTTCCAATCTACCTGCCATTGCTTTGTCGGCCAATGCCCTGCCTGAAGATATACATGCCGGATTGGCAGCGGGCTTTAACTTATACCTGACAAAACCAATCAATTTTACCGATTTGATTGCCGCGGTTGATGCCATGCTGACAATAGCCGGCAACTCGACCGAGTAG
- the tyrS gene encoding tyrosine--tRNA ligase codes for MSQDSQQALNEIKRGCEELLIEAELLEKLKSGRPLRIKAGFDPTAPDLHLGHTVLLNKMRQFQELGHQVIFLIGDFTGMIGDPSGKNTTRPPLTREQIADNAKTYAEQVFKILKPEMTEVRFNSEWMEQLGAAGMLKLAASHTVARMLERDDFDRRFKGNQPIAIHEFLYPLMQGYDSVALKSDVELGGTDQKFNLLMGRELQKQNGQSPQVVLMMPLLEGLDGVNKMSKSLGNYVGINEPASEIFGKVMSVSDELMWRWYDLLSFRPLMEIAALKQEVATGRNPRDVKVMLAQELVARFHSQAAAEAALAEFEARFQRGALPEDMPELTLTIEGDGMGILHVLKQAGLVTSSGEAIRMIEQGGVKADGEKVVDKSLVLSRGTTVVLQVGKRKFARVTLA; via the coding sequence ATGTCCCAGGATAGTCAACAAGCGCTCAATGAAATCAAGCGTGGCTGCGAAGAGCTGCTGATTGAAGCGGAACTGCTGGAAAAGCTTAAAAGTGGTCGGCCGCTTCGCATCAAGGCGGGTTTTGATCCGACTGCGCCGGATCTACATTTGGGCCACACCGTGTTGCTCAATAAGATGCGCCAGTTTCAGGAGCTTGGGCATCAAGTTATTTTCCTGATTGGTGATTTTACGGGCATGATCGGTGATCCCAGTGGTAAGAACACTACTCGGCCACCCCTGACAAGGGAGCAGATTGCAGACAATGCAAAAACTTATGCCGAGCAGGTATTCAAGATATTGAAGCCGGAGATGACGGAAGTCCGGTTCAATTCTGAATGGATGGAACAGCTGGGTGCCGCTGGAATGCTCAAGTTGGCGGCCAGTCATACTGTGGCGCGCATGCTTGAGCGAGATGACTTTGACAGGCGTTTCAAAGGAAATCAGCCGATCGCAATCCATGAGTTTTTGTACCCTTTAATGCAAGGTTATGATTCCGTGGCGTTGAAATCTGATGTGGAGCTGGGTGGAACGGATCAGAAATTTAATCTGTTGATGGGGCGTGAACTGCAGAAGCAAAATGGCCAGTCTCCACAGGTGGTATTGATGATGCCATTGTTGGAGGGGCTGGATGGCGTCAACAAGATGTCCAAGTCGTTGGGTAACTATGTGGGAATCAATGAGCCGGCCAGCGAAATCTTCGGTAAGGTCATGTCCGTTTCAGATGAGTTGATGTGGCGTTGGTATGATCTGTTGAGTTTTCGTCCGCTGATGGAGATTGCCGCGTTGAAGCAAGAAGTTGCCACGGGGCGAAATCCGCGGGATGTCAAGGTGATGTTAGCGCAGGAATTGGTTGCGCGTTTCCATAGTCAGGCTGCTGCAGAGGCCGCGCTGGCGGAGTTTGAGGCTCGTTTCCAGCGCGGTGCGCTACCGGAGGATATGCCGGAGCTGACCTTGACGATTGAGGGCGATGGCATGGGTATTCTGCATGTGCTTAAACAGGCTGGGTTGGTCACCTCATCAGGCGAGGCGATAAGAATGATTGAGCAAGGTGGCGTGAAGGCCGATGGAGAAAAGGTGGTGGACAAGTCTTTGGTACTGTCTCGTGGTACCACAGTTGTACTTCAAGTCGGTAAGCGGAAATTTGCGCGTGTCACGCTCGCTTAA
- a CDS encoding peptidoglycan DD-metalloendopeptidase family protein, whose protein sequence is MRWLIGLSSLPLFATIGAFAIAPMSEMEPIETAMVSESLRLALPEDNARLNQDSSYWREERVRSGDTLPSMLNRMQVNDKEAEAFLRGDDSAKPFFKLRAGRNLSSHSTSEGRLLELRYVDTDGNILSLTRDGESFRVNNHTPSYSTMTVMKSGVISSSLFAATDKANLPDAVAAQLVDIFGANIDFHKDLQKGDRFTVVYDMFTLNGEQVKPGKILAAEFTNAGKTYRMVYFIDREGKEGYYSADGKNLKKAFLRSPLEFSRISSGFTVARFHPVLQKWRAHKGVDYAAPSGTKVKATADAVVEVAGKMGGYGNVIILKHNGKFSTVYGHLSGFAPNVRKGAKVSQGEVIGFVGQTGWATGPHLHYEFRVDGEPKDPLTNVVPIGNQLATADMNTFRKIAAERSHMLDLLHGTNLARLE, encoded by the coding sequence TTGCGTTGGCTGATCGGACTCTCCAGCTTACCGCTGTTTGCCACCATCGGCGCATTTGCAATCGCCCCAATGAGTGAAATGGAGCCGATTGAAACCGCCATGGTCAGCGAGTCACTCAGACTCGCCCTGCCGGAAGACAACGCGCGATTGAATCAAGACAGCAGTTACTGGCGTGAAGAACGCGTTCGGTCTGGCGATACACTCCCCAGCATGCTGAACCGCATGCAGGTAAACGATAAAGAAGCCGAGGCTTTCTTACGCGGCGATGATAGCGCCAAACCCTTCTTCAAGCTGCGCGCTGGCCGCAATCTAAGCTCGCACAGCACAAGCGAAGGCAGACTACTTGAATTGCGCTATGTCGATACAGACGGCAACATTCTGTCGCTGACCCGCGACGGCGAGAGCTTCCGAGTCAATAATCACACGCCATCATATTCTACGATGACCGTGATGAAATCCGGCGTCATCTCCAGTTCACTATTTGCGGCTACTGACAAGGCGAACCTGCCGGATGCAGTTGCGGCCCAGCTGGTGGATATCTTTGGCGCCAACATCGATTTCCATAAAGACCTGCAGAAAGGCGACCGCTTCACAGTGGTGTATGACATGTTCACGCTGAATGGCGAACAGGTCAAACCTGGGAAGATTCTGGCAGCCGAATTCACCAATGCAGGCAAAACCTACCGAATGGTCTACTTCATTGATCGTGAAGGCAAGGAAGGCTACTACTCTGCTGACGGGAAAAATCTAAAAAAGGCGTTTTTACGCTCCCCGCTTGAGTTCTCCCGCATCAGCTCTGGTTTTACCGTTGCACGCTTCCACCCAGTCTTGCAAAAATGGCGTGCACATAAAGGCGTGGACTACGCAGCGCCAAGTGGCACCAAAGTAAAGGCCACCGCAGATGCAGTTGTTGAAGTCGCAGGCAAAATGGGTGGCTATGGCAACGTAATCATTCTTAAGCACAATGGCAAATTTAGTACTGTTTATGGACATCTGAGCGGCTTTGCACCCAATGTGCGCAAAGGAGCCAAAGTTAGTCAGGGTGAAGTCATTGGCTTTGTTGGACAGACCGGCTGGGCAACAGGACCACATCTTCACTACGAATTCCGCGTAGATGGCGAACCCAAAGATCCGCTAACTAACGTAGTTCCCATTGGCAATCAGCTTGCTACAGCCGACATGAATACATTCCGAAAAATAGCTGCAGAACGAAGCCATATGCTAGATCTATTACACGGTACCAACCTGGCCAGACTGGAGTAA